Genomic DNA from Candidatus Edwardsbacteria bacterium:
ACCGGGGACCTGACGGGAAACTGACCGAACTGCCCAGCAAGCATGTGGACACCGGGATGGGCTTCGAGCGCATCGTCCGGGTGATGCAAAAGAAAAATTCCAACTATGACACCGATCTTTTCTATCCCGTCATCAAGGCGGTGGAGAAGATATCGGGTAAAACCTACGGCCAGGGACAGACCGACGTTTCCTTCAGGGTGGTTGCCGACCACATCCGGGCCCTGATCTTTACCATCGGGGACGGTGTGCTGCCGTCCAACGAGGGCCGGGGCTACGTGATCCGGCGGATCCTGCGGCGGGCGGCCCGGCACGGGCGCCTGCTGGGGCTGACCGAGCCGTTCCTGTATAATCTGGTGCCGGGGGTCATAGATATCATGGGCCAGGCTTATCCCGAACTTAAGCCCCGGACCGAACACATTGCCATGGTCATCAAAAACGAGGAAGAGACTTTCGTTTCCACCATTGCGGTGGGGCTTACCAAATTGCTGGAATCGGCCGCGGCCATCACCCTCCCCAATGACAAATCCATACCCGGGGAAGTGCTGTTCAAACTCTACGATACCTTTGGTTTCCCCATAGACCTGGCCCAGGAGATCGCAACGGAACAGGGACTGACCCTCGATCTGGACGGGTTCAATAAGGCCCTGGAACAGCAGAAGGAGCGGGCCCGGGCGGCCCGGGGCGAGGTGTCCTACTCTGTTCAGAAGAGCGTGGACTATCCCTCCTGCATTTTCGTGGGCTATAACAATCTGGAGCAAAAATCCAAGGTCACCGGGATATTCATCAAAGAACTGGCCATTGACCAGGCCGAGAAGGGCCGGAAAGTTGACATCACCTTGGAGAACACCCCGTTCTATGGCGAGGGCGGCGGACAGGCTGGCGACGTGGGAATTTTGGAGAATCCCAACTGCCGGATAAAGATTCTGAACACAGTCAAGACCTTCAACGGGTCCACGGTGCATCAGGCCGAGATCGTTTCCGGCACGATAAAGGTCAAGGATGAAATCACGGCCACGGTAGACCAGCAGGCACGACTGAGCACCGCCCGGCACCATACAGCCACCCACCTGTTGCAGGCGGCCTTGCAGCAGATAGTGGGCAAGCATGTCCAACAGCAGGGTTCGATGGTCAGCCCGGAGCGCCTGCGGTTCGATTTCACGAATTTTACCGCCCTGGACCAGATGCAATTGGACGAGGTGGAGCACTTAGTCAACCGCAAGATCATGGACAACCTTCCGGTGGCCGACCGGCACATGAAGCTGGCCGAGGCCCAGCAGACCGGGGCCATGGCCCTGTTCGGCGAGAAATACGGCGAGGAGGTCCGGGTGATCTCCTGCGGCGATTTCTCCAAAGAACTGTGCGGTGGCACTCATGTTAAAAACAGCGGCGAGCTGGGGCTGTTCCGGATAATAAAAGAAGAAGCCATCGCCTCTGGGGTGCGGCGGATCGAGGCCGTGGCCGGCGAGGCCGCCTACCAGCAGATCAAACAGGATCAGCTGCTGGTGTCCGAAATCCAGGACCGGCTTAAGGCCAACCGCGAGGACATCGTCAAGAAGCTCAATGCCCAGATGGAGGAGCTGAAGACTCTGGAGAAGGCCAAGAAGGATGTGGCCAGACAGCAGCAGGGTGGTATGGTCGAAGGGTTGGTTAAAGAGGTTAAAAAAGTCAAAGATGTTGAATTGCTGGTCAAACTGCTGGATGGCCTTTCCCAGGACGACATGCGGGAGATGGCCGACAAGCTGCGGATGAAACTGCCGGGCGGAGTCATAATTCTGGCCAGTACGGACGACGGCAAGTTCGGGTTCACTATCGCGGTGGGGGACCATCTGGTCAAGGCCAAGAAATATATGGCCGGTGATATCGCCAAGCAGATCGCCGCGATCACCGGCGGCAAGGGCGGCGGCCGGCCACAGCTGGCCCAGGTGGGCGGCAAGGACGACGGGAAGCTGAAGGAGCAGATGGGGAAAATAGAGGGGACCATTTTCACTTAGTCCGGTAATCGTCATTCTGAGATTGGCACATTGCCTTGATCAAAACGCTGGTTCCCGAAGGACACGAATTTGCACAAGGTTTATAAAGCTGTTAGCATATTAAAATGAATTTGAGAATCCATGCAGATGAACTGCCAGTAACTGTGCTTGAAGCTGTGGGGTTCATGGCGAACCATGCGATTTTGCGAGTCGCTGACGTGAAGCACGACCCTGAGGCGCGAACGGTCACATTCCCTTTAAATCGTTTCCCCATTACTGGTAAGTCGATTTTTACTGGAACACGTCACGCGAAAACCGCGGTACGCTGTCGAGTAACATTTCGCAACGTTGTGGGCTATAAGATCGATCAGCACACCAAAGAGATGGAAACCATCAATTTAATTTTTGGTTTCAAGATCAAACGGAATGAAATATACCTCTGCTCAGCCGAAGAGGACCAAGGTGTACCTTGTTTCGAGTTGAGGTGTCAGATAAACTTCCTGGATATTGAGATCAAAGATGAGTGATAATAATACAACTCGGATGATCACCATTCACAAACAACTCTGCGGAAATTGCGGCTTATGTTCCGGAATCTGCCCGGCGCTGGCCATCATTCTTCACGGCTGGGGCCTGGAGATTGACAAAGATAAATGCATCTCCTGCGGAAAGTGCGTAACAGTCTGCCCCACCGGGGCGCTGACCTGACCTCTTTTTTTCCCTCTCCTAAAGCATTAGGAGAGGGGTAGGGGTGAGGTTGAAAGGAAATTTTATGTTCTACGATTATCTATTAAAGACCGCCAAAGCCAAGGGCGCGGCTTTTGTGGTGCTGGTGGATCCCGACAAGGTCAAGCCGGCCCAGGCCGTGAAATTGGGAGGCATATTCCAGAATGAAGGGGTGGATGCCGTTTTCCTGGGCACCAGCCTGCTGATGTCGGATCAGATCAGTCTTATTGCCAAAGCATTGAAAAGAAATTTCAAACGGCCGATAGTGATATTCCCCGGCAGCGCCTATCAGGTGACCAAAGAGGCCGATGCCCTGCTGTATCTCTCGCTGATCAGCGGGCGCAACGCCAACCTGCTGATAGAGGAGCAGGTCAAGGCCGCCCCGATGGTCAAACGCTCCGGGCTGGAGGTGATTCCCACCGGCTATATGTTGATAGAATCCGGAAAACTGACATCAGCCACTTACATGAGCCATTCGATTCCCATCCCACATGACAAGCCGGACATCGCAATGGTTCACGCCCTGGCGGCCAGATATCTGGGCATGAAGCTCATCTACATGGATGCCGGCAGCGGCGCCCTGTCGCCGGTATCGGAGAAGATGATCAGCGGAGTGGCCAAGTATGCCGATCTGCCGGTGGTGGTGGGCGGGGGGATAAAGGATCCCGAGACCGCCGGGATAAAAGCCCGGGCCGGAGCCACCGCTGTGGTCATCGGGAATGTGCTGGAAGGAAAAATGCAGAAAGATATCATTGGCAGTTTTGCCAGAGCCATTCATTATAAGGACTAACCACGGAAACACTAAATGCCGAAAGTTACGGAACTGAATTGAATTTATTACTTCGGCGGGTAATAGATCAATAAACCTTACCTGTTTATGAACGTTCTTTTTGTCATGCCATTGAAAAATAGCATCCA
This window encodes:
- the alaS gene encoding alanine--tRNA ligase, with the translated sequence MQTSNQIRQSFLDFFKSKGHTIVPSDSVVPSDDTTLLFTNAGMNQFKKIFLGLEDRGYKRAADSQKVLRVSGKHNDLEEVGRDHTHHTFFEMLGNWSFGDYYKKEAISWAWELLTGVWKLPKDKLYATVYVNDEEAYNFWKTLTDMEPSHISRHGEKDNFWEMGETGPCVPCSEIHMDMGQGSCPKEGKDGHICGVNVDGCGRFVEIWNLVFIQYDRGPDGKLTELPSKHVDTGMGFERIVRVMQKKNSNYDTDLFYPVIKAVEKISGKTYGQGQTDVSFRVVADHIRALIFTIGDGVLPSNEGRGYVIRRILRRAARHGRLLGLTEPFLYNLVPGVIDIMGQAYPELKPRTEHIAMVIKNEEETFVSTIAVGLTKLLESAAAITLPNDKSIPGEVLFKLYDTFGFPIDLAQEIATEQGLTLDLDGFNKALEQQKERARAARGEVSYSVQKSVDYPSCIFVGYNNLEQKSKVTGIFIKELAIDQAEKGRKVDITLENTPFYGEGGGQAGDVGILENPNCRIKILNTVKTFNGSTVHQAEIVSGTIKVKDEITATVDQQARLSTARHHTATHLLQAALQQIVGKHVQQQGSMVSPERLRFDFTNFTALDQMQLDEVEHLVNRKIMDNLPVADRHMKLAEAQQTGAMALFGEKYGEEVRVISCGDFSKELCGGTHVKNSGELGLFRIIKEEAIASGVRRIEAVAGEAAYQQIKQDQLLVSEIQDRLKANREDIVKKLNAQMEELKTLEKAKKDVARQQQGGMVEGLVKEVKKVKDVELLVKLLDGLSQDDMREMADKLRMKLPGGVIILASTDDGKFGFTIAVGDHLVKAKKYMAGDIAKQIAAITGGKGGGRPQLAQVGGKDDGKLKEQMGKIEGTIFT
- a CDS encoding 4Fe-4S binding protein — translated: MITIHKQLCGNCGLCSGICPALAIILHGWGLEIDKDKCISCGKCVTVCPTGALT
- a CDS encoding geranylgeranylglyceryl/heptaprenylglyceryl phosphate synthase; its protein translation is MFYDYLLKTAKAKGAAFVVLVDPDKVKPAQAVKLGGIFQNEGVDAVFLGTSLLMSDQISLIAKALKRNFKRPIVIFPGSAYQVTKEADALLYLSLISGRNANLLIEEQVKAAPMVKRSGLEVIPTGYMLIESGKLTSATYMSHSIPIPHDKPDIAMVHALAARYLGMKLIYMDAGSGALSPVSEKMISGVAKYADLPVVVGGGIKDPETAGIKARAGATAVVIGNVLEGKMQKDIIGSFARAIHYKD